In a genomic window of Microbacterium amylolyticum:
- a CDS encoding aspartate ammonia-lyase yields the protein MESAKTRIESDSLGARDIPAHAYWGIHTLRARENFDITKRPISVYPELVTALAMVKQAAARANRDLGVLSEKKADLIDQAAQRVIDGEFHEEFCVGVIQGGAGTSTNMNANEVITNIALEMAGREKGDYDFLSPNDHTNRSQSTNDVYPTAVKIAILLAHVAALEELDALRKAFAQKGNEFHDILKVGRTQLQDAVPMTLGQEFRGFASSLGADWYRQTENSNLLLEINMGATAIGTGITVHRGYAEAVRAHLAAISGLPLRTAPDLIEATSDTGSFMSFSGSIKRTAIKLSKICNDLRLLSSGPQAGFGEINLPARQAGSSIMPGKVNPVIPEVVNQVAFSIAGADTTVTMAVEAGQLQLNAFEPVIAHSLLQSIVWLRQAMIMLREHCVLGITANTERLGAMVGASVGVITALTPFIGYSSAAALAKTALLTNKSVADLVVDAGLMERHEVEKQLRPERLSGLEPITTAVSVIAPEDLP from the coding sequence ATGGAATCCGCGAAGACGCGTATCGAATCCGACTCTCTTGGCGCACGGGATATTCCCGCACACGCCTATTGGGGGATCCACACTCTCAGGGCCAGAGAAAACTTCGACATCACGAAGCGCCCGATCTCGGTATACCCCGAGCTCGTCACGGCGCTTGCGATGGTCAAACAGGCCGCCGCGAGGGCCAATCGCGACTTGGGTGTGCTCAGCGAAAAAAAGGCCGACCTGATCGATCAGGCGGCGCAGCGGGTGATTGATGGCGAGTTCCACGAGGAGTTCTGCGTCGGCGTTATTCAGGGCGGCGCCGGAACCTCGACGAACATGAACGCCAACGAGGTCATCACGAACATCGCGCTCGAGATGGCGGGCCGAGAAAAGGGTGATTACGACTTCCTTTCGCCGAACGATCACACGAATCGCTCGCAGTCAACGAACGATGTGTACCCGACGGCCGTCAAGATCGCGATTCTTCTTGCCCATGTCGCTGCCCTCGAGGAGCTCGACGCCCTGCGCAAGGCTTTTGCACAGAAGGGCAATGAGTTCCACGACATTCTGAAGGTCGGGCGAACACAGCTGCAGGACGCCGTTCCGATGACGCTCGGTCAGGAGTTCCGCGGCTTTGCATCGTCGCTCGGAGCTGATTGGTATCGCCAGACCGAGAACTCGAACCTGCTTCTCGAAATCAACATGGGTGCGACGGCCATCGGAACGGGCATCACCGTTCATCGCGGGTACGCCGAAGCTGTGCGCGCGCATCTGGCTGCGATATCCGGGTTGCCCCTGCGCACCGCCCCCGACCTCATCGAGGCAACGAGTGACACCGGCTCCTTCATGTCGTTCTCCGGGTCGATCAAGCGCACCGCGATCAAGCTCTCAAAGATCTGCAATGACCTGCGTCTGCTGTCCTCCGGTCCGCAGGCAGGGTTCGGGGAGATCAACCTTCCCGCGCGCCAGGCCGGGTCCAGCATCATGCCGGGGAAGGTGAACCCCGTCATCCCCGAGGTCGTCAACCAGGTGGCATTTTCGATCGCCGGCGCCGACACAACCGTCACCATGGCGGTCGAAGCGGGGCAGCTGCAGCTGAACGCCTTTGAGCCCGTTATCGCGCACTCGCTGCTGCAGTCCATCGTCTGGCTCAGACAAGCCATGATCATGCTTCGAGAGCACTGCGTTCTCGGCATCACGGCCAACACCGAGAGGCTCGGAGCCATGGTCGGAGCGAGCGTTGGCGTGATCACGGCGCTGACGCCGTTCATCGGATACTCCTCGGCGGCGGCTCTAGCTAAGACGGCACTGCTGACGAACAAGAGCGTTGCAGATCTCGTGGTCGACGCGGGTCTGATGGAGCGCCATGAGGTCGAAAAGCAGCTGAGGCCCGAGCGGCTCTCGGGCCTCGAGCCAATCACGACGGCCGTTTCGGTTATCGCGCCGGAGGATCTGCCGTAG
- the glpK gene encoding glycerol kinase GlpK: MGEYILAIDQGTTSSRAIIFDKTGTIVSVGQKEHEQILPRAGWVEHDPAEIWHNVQEVIGLALSRADLTRHQIKAIGITNQRETAVVWDKTTGKAVYNAIVWQDTRTQDIVNRIAGDEGVDRYKEIVGLPLATYFSGTKIAWILENVDGARERAEAGDLIFGTTDTWVLWNLTGGVDGGVHVTDVTNASRTLFMDLETLEWREDILAEFGVPLSMLPEIRSSSEVYGYAEDSSLLRETPIAGILGDQQAATFGQAAFYAGESKNTYGTGNFLIFQTGEEKVVSKNGLLTTVGYKLGDAPVQYALEGSIAVTGSLIQWLRDQLGLINEAPEVEVLAKGVDDNGGVYIVPAFSGLYAPYWRPDARGAIVGLTRYANKGHIARAALEAVAFQTRDVLDAVNADAGVTLTELRVDGGMVANDTLMQFQADILGVPVVRPVVAETTALGAAYAAGLATGYWADLDEVSENWQEDSRWEPSMPAEESERTLRLWRKAIEKSMDWVDDDVK, from the coding sequence TTCTCGCAATCGACCAGGGCACGACCTCGTCGCGCGCCATCATTTTCGACAAGACCGGCACCATCGTCTCCGTTGGGCAGAAGGAACACGAGCAGATCCTTCCGCGCGCAGGATGGGTGGAGCACGACCCCGCTGAGATCTGGCACAACGTGCAGGAGGTCATCGGCCTCGCGCTGAGCCGCGCCGACCTGACGCGCCACCAGATCAAGGCGATCGGCATCACGAACCAGCGTGAGACCGCTGTTGTGTGGGACAAGACCACCGGTAAGGCCGTCTACAACGCCATCGTGTGGCAGGACACCCGCACGCAGGACATCGTCAACCGCATCGCGGGCGACGAAGGCGTCGACCGCTACAAGGAGATCGTCGGCCTTCCGCTGGCCACCTACTTCTCCGGCACGAAAATCGCCTGGATTCTCGAGAACGTCGATGGCGCTCGCGAGCGGGCCGAAGCCGGCGACCTCATCTTCGGCACAACGGACACCTGGGTGCTGTGGAACCTCACGGGCGGTGTTGACGGCGGCGTTCACGTGACCGACGTCACCAACGCATCGCGGACCCTGTTCATGGACCTCGAGACGCTCGAATGGCGCGAGGACATTCTCGCGGAGTTCGGCGTTCCGCTGTCGATGCTTCCGGAGATCCGTTCCTCGTCCGAGGTCTACGGATACGCAGAGGACTCGTCGCTGCTGCGCGAAACGCCGATCGCCGGCATTCTCGGCGACCAGCAGGCCGCAACATTCGGCCAGGCCGCGTTCTACGCGGGTGAAAGCAAGAACACGTACGGCACCGGAAACTTCCTCATCTTCCAGACGGGCGAAGAGAAGGTCGTTTCGAAGAACGGTCTGCTGACAACCGTCGGCTACAAGCTGGGCGACGCCCCCGTGCAGTATGCGCTCGAAGGTTCGATCGCCGTGACGGGATCGCTCATCCAGTGGCTGCGCGACCAGCTCGGGCTCATCAACGAAGCACCGGAGGTCGAGGTGCTCGCCAAGGGCGTCGACGACAACGGTGGCGTTTACATTGTTCCGGCTTTCTCGGGACTGTACGCCCCGTACTGGCGCCCCGACGCGCGCGGTGCCATCGTCGGCCTGACGCGCTACGCCAACAAGGGACACATCGCTCGCGCCGCGCTCGAGGCTGTTGCCTTCCAGACGCGTGACGTTCTCGATGCGGTGAACGCCGACGCCGGCGTCACCCTGACGGAGCTTCGCGTGGACGGCGGCATGGTCGCCAACGACACGCTCATGCAGTTCCAGGCGGACATTCTCGGGGTTCCGGTTGTTCGCCCGGTTGTGGCCGAGACAACGGCGCTGGGGGCTGCCTACGCTGCTGGCCTGGCAACCGGCTACTGGGCGGACCTCGACGAGGTGTCGGAGAACTGGCAGGAGGACAGCCGCTGGGAGCCGTCCATGCCCGCCGAAGAGTCGGAGCGCACGCTGCGCCTCTGGCGCAAGGCCATCGAGAAGTCGATGGACTGGGTGGACGACGACGTGAAGTAA